From a region of the Enterobacter sp. JBIWA008 genome:
- the osmV gene encoding osmoprotectant ABC transporter ATP-binding protein OsmV — protein sequence MIKLENLTKQFSQKHGQTFKAVDNVNLNVPEGEMCVLLGPSGCGKTTTLKMINRLITPSSGTILINGEDTSGMDTVTLRRNIGYVIQQIGLFPNMTIEENITVVPRMLGWDKARCKTRAEELMDMVAMDPHKFLNRYPREMSGGQQQRIGVIRALAADPPVLLMDEPFGAVDPINREVIQNQFLEMQRKLKKTVMLVSHDIDEALKLGDRIAVFRQGRIVQCASPDELLAKPANEFVGSFVGQDRTLKRLLLVSAGDVTDQQPTITVRGSTPLPEAFATMDDNDIRAITVVDEHGKPLGFVKRREARNASGTCADILHPFRMTGKAEDNLRVVLSRLYESNTSWMPIVDEDGRYNGEISQDYIAEYLSSGRTRRALNIHSDG from the coding sequence ATGATAAAACTGGAAAACCTCACCAAACAATTTTCACAGAAGCACGGCCAGACCTTTAAGGCCGTCGATAACGTCAACCTGAACGTGCCCGAGGGAGAAATGTGCGTCCTGCTCGGCCCATCCGGCTGCGGGAAGACCACCACCCTGAAGATGATTAACCGTCTCATTACGCCCAGCAGCGGGACGATCCTGATTAACGGCGAAGATACCAGCGGGATGGATACCGTCACCCTGCGCCGCAACATTGGCTACGTGATCCAGCAGATTGGCCTGTTCCCGAACATGACTATCGAAGAGAACATCACCGTCGTGCCGCGCATGCTGGGCTGGGATAAAGCGCGCTGCAAAACCCGCGCCGAAGAGCTGATGGATATGGTGGCGATGGATCCCCATAAGTTCCTCAACCGCTACCCGCGCGAAATGTCCGGCGGCCAGCAGCAGCGTATCGGCGTAATCCGCGCCCTTGCGGCGGATCCTCCGGTACTGCTGATGGATGAACCCTTCGGCGCGGTGGACCCGATCAACCGCGAGGTGATCCAGAACCAGTTCCTCGAGATGCAGCGCAAGCTGAAAAAGACCGTCATGCTGGTCAGCCACGATATCGATGAGGCCCTGAAGCTTGGCGACCGTATTGCGGTGTTCCGTCAGGGGAGAATCGTGCAGTGCGCCAGCCCGGATGAACTGCTGGCGAAACCGGCGAATGAGTTTGTCGGCTCGTTTGTCGGTCAGGACCGCACCCTGAAGCGCCTGCTGCTGGTGTCGGCAGGCGACGTCACCGACCAGCAGCCGACCATTACGGTGCGGGGCTCTACTCCGCTTCCCGAGGCCTTTGCGACCATGGATGATAACGATATTCGCGCGATCACCGTGGTTGACGAGCACGGCAAGCCGCTGGGCTTTGTGAAGCGTCGCGAAGCGCGTAACGCCAGCGGGACCTGCGCCGACATTCTGCATCCGTTCCGCATGACTGGAAAAGCAGAAGATAACCTGCGCGTGGTGCTGTCACGCCTTTATGAGAGCAACACCAGCTGGATGCCGATTGTGGATGAGGATGGTCGATACAACGGCGAGATTTCGCAGGACTATATTGCCGAGTACCTGAGCTCCGGGCGTACGCGTCGGGCGCTGAATATTCATAGCGACGGCTAA
- the osmW gene encoding osmoprotectant ABC transporter permease OsmW codes for METIHYILDNWDYILTLTLQHLWLVALAVGLAIIIGVPLGILIVRHKWLATPVLGIATIVLTIPSIALFGLMIPLFSLIGQGIGALPAIAAVFLYSLLPIVRNTHTALDSLPPGLREAGRGIGMTFWQRLRWVEIPMALPVIFGGIRTAVVMNIGVMAIAAVIGAGGLGLLLLNGIGGSDIRMLIAGALMICLLAIVLDWLLHRLQVVLTPKGIR; via the coding sequence ATGGAGACGATTCACTACATTCTGGACAACTGGGATTACATCTTAACCCTGACGCTGCAGCATCTGTGGCTGGTGGCGCTGGCCGTAGGGTTAGCCATCATCATCGGCGTACCGCTGGGCATTCTGATTGTCCGCCACAAGTGGCTGGCAACGCCGGTGCTGGGGATAGCCACCATCGTGCTGACCATTCCGTCCATCGCCCTGTTTGGCCTGATGATCCCGCTGTTTTCGCTGATCGGTCAGGGTATCGGTGCCCTGCCCGCGATCGCGGCGGTGTTTCTCTACTCGCTGCTGCCGATTGTGCGTAACACCCATACGGCGCTAGACAGCCTGCCGCCGGGCCTGCGCGAAGCCGGACGAGGCATCGGCATGACCTTCTGGCAGAGGCTGCGCTGGGTCGAGATCCCGATGGCGCTGCCGGTGATTTTCGGCGGGATCCGCACCGCCGTGGTGATGAATATCGGCGTAATGGCGATTGCCGCCGTGATCGGCGCGGGCGGTCTGGGCCTGCTGCTGCTCAACGGCATCGGCGGAAGCGATATTCGCATGCTGATTGCGGGTGCGCTGATGATTTGTCTTTTAGCGATTGTGCTCGACTGGCTGCTGCACCGTCTGCAGGTGGTTTTGACTCCAAAGGGGATTCGATAA
- the osmX gene encoding osmoprotectant ABC transporter substrate-binding protein OsmX, translating to MRLFSGLTALCAAALFTSQAMAAPLILATKSFTEQHILSAMTVQYLQKKGFQVQPQTNIATVISRNAMINKQIDMTWEYTGTSLIIFNHINKRMSPQESYETVKRLDAKHGLVWLKPADMNNTYAFAMQRKRAEAEHINTMSEMVAKIEQIRKTNPDKNWLLGLDLEFVGRSDGMKPLQAAYKMDLDRPQIRQMDPGLVYNAVRDGFVDAGLIYTTDGRVKGFDLKVLEDDKGFFPSYAVTPVVRKDTLEANPGLEEALNTLSAQLNNDVITELNKKVDIDHQSPQQVARDFLRSKQLL from the coding sequence ATGAGACTGTTTTCCGGCCTGACGGCGCTGTGTGCCGCGGCGCTGTTCACCAGCCAGGCGATGGCGGCCCCGCTGATTCTGGCGACCAAGAGCTTTACCGAGCAGCATATTCTCTCGGCGATGACCGTGCAGTACCTGCAAAAGAAAGGTTTTCAGGTCCAGCCGCAAACCAACATTGCCACGGTGATCTCCCGCAACGCGATGATCAACAAGCAGATTGATATGACCTGGGAGTATACAGGCACGTCGCTGATCATCTTTAACCACATCAACAAGCGCATGTCGCCGCAGGAGTCTTACGAGACGGTGAAACGCCTGGACGCGAAGCACGGTCTGGTCTGGCTCAAGCCCGCAGACATGAACAACACCTACGCTTTCGCCATGCAGCGCAAGCGCGCCGAGGCGGAACATATCAACACCATGTCAGAGATGGTGGCGAAGATTGAGCAGATCCGTAAAACCAACCCGGACAAAAACTGGCTGCTGGGCCTGGACCTGGAGTTTGTCGGGCGCAGCGACGGCATGAAGCCGCTTCAGGCAGCCTACAAGATGGATCTGGACCGTCCGCAAATCCGTCAGATGGACCCCGGTCTGGTCTATAACGCGGTGCGCGACGGCTTTGTTGACGCCGGTCTGATTTACACCACCGACGGGCGCGTGAAAGGCTTCGACCTCAAGGTGCTGGAAGACGATAAAGGCTTCTTCCCGAGCTACGCGGTGACGCCGGTGGTGCGTAAAGACACCCTGGAGGCTAACCCCGGTCTGGAAGAGGCGCTCAACACCCTCTCTGCCCAGCTCAACAACGACGTTATCACCGAGCTGAACAAGAAGGTGGATATCGACCATCAGTCACCGCAGCAGGTCGCCCGCGATTTCCTGCGTAGCAAACAGCTGCTGTAG
- the osmY gene encoding osmoprotectant ABC transporter permease OsmY gives MHLLLKRSLLFVGAIIVVLVLLAWGIGLETIRARQVDLIYLGQQHMILVFSSMFFALLVGIPAGILLSRPAARGIAEYVMQIFNVGNTLPPLAVLALAMVVIGIGDTPAIIALFLASLLPIVRNTYAGLCSVPPSLLEAANGIGMTKWQRLRQVELPAAWPVMLSGIRIATAINVGTAPLAFLIGASSYGELIFPGIYLNDFPTLILGAAATALFALILDTLLAALGRVMSPHLAR, from the coding sequence ATGCACCTATTACTCAAACGTTCGCTGCTGTTTGTCGGCGCCATTATCGTGGTCCTCGTCCTCCTCGCCTGGGGGATCGGGCTGGAGACCATCAGAGCGCGTCAGGTTGACCTGATCTATCTCGGGCAACAGCACATGATTCTGGTTTTCTCATCGATGTTTTTTGCCCTGCTGGTGGGTATTCCAGCCGGTATTCTGCTGAGCCGCCCGGCCGCGCGGGGTATCGCCGAATATGTGATGCAAATCTTCAACGTCGGCAACACGCTGCCGCCGCTGGCCGTTCTGGCGCTGGCGATGGTGGTGATTGGTATTGGCGATACGCCCGCCATTATCGCCCTGTTCCTCGCCTCGCTGCTGCCGATCGTGCGCAATACCTATGCCGGGCTGTGCTCCGTCCCGCCATCGTTGCTGGAAGCGGCAAACGGCATTGGGATGACCAAATGGCAGCGCCTGCGTCAGGTTGAGCTTCCCGCTGCCTGGCCGGTCATGCTCTCGGGGATCCGCATCGCCACCGCCATTAACGTCGGTACCGCGCCGCTGGCGTTCCTGATTGGGGCCAGCAGCTACGGCGAGCTGATTTTCCCCGGCATTTACCTGAACGATTTCCCGACCCTGATCCTCGGCGCGGCGGCCACCGCCCTGTTCGCCCTGATCCTCGATACCCTGCTGGCTGCGCTGGGTCGCGTGATGAGTCCCCATCTCGCTCGATAA
- a CDS encoding YoaK family protein, with protein MLIRLKKERTHKEDRRLALWLATSAGLLNAIALGAFGFFPSHMTGNTSQLSSEVSSTDLSDIIFFGSIILSFVAGAILARTLVIWGIIHNVRLIFCQILFIEGILLTGISFYEMYFHALTSNSAIILFLCFLMGIHNSTSTQLSGGRVRSTHITGTLTDAGISLASVMVAMLRRDYSKDTAAQKSQLKTHLTTLFSFITGGIAGLLLFRWIGFNAMLALGLMLAVVAIVSIITVSTRVRRVRSSL; from the coding sequence TTGCTGATTAGACTCAAGAAAGAACGAACGCATAAGGAGGATCGCCGGCTTGCTCTCTGGCTGGCGACCTCGGCAGGTTTGCTGAATGCCATCGCCCTCGGTGCATTTGGTTTTTTCCCCTCACACATGACCGGCAACACCTCACAATTATCCAGCGAAGTTTCTTCCACCGACCTGAGCGATATTATTTTTTTCGGCTCGATCATTCTCTCCTTTGTCGCAGGCGCCATTCTTGCGCGCACGCTCGTGATATGGGGCATTATTCATAACGTCAGGCTGATTTTTTGCCAGATTCTGTTTATCGAGGGGATATTACTGACCGGCATCTCCTTCTACGAGATGTATTTTCATGCCCTTACCAGCAACAGCGCGATTATTCTTTTTCTCTGCTTTCTGATGGGAATTCATAATTCCACCTCCACGCAGCTTTCCGGCGGGCGGGTGAGATCGACGCACATTACCGGCACGCTGACGGACGCGGGGATCTCCCTGGCCTCCGTAATGGTGGCAATGCTTCGCAGGGATTACTCCAAAGATACGGCGGCGCAAAAAAGTCAGCTGAAAACCCACTTAACCACCCTTTTCTCGTTTATTACGGGCGGTATCGCGGGGCTGCTGCTGTTCAGGTGGATCGGGTTTAACGCCATGCTGGCGCTCGGGTTGATGCTTGCCGTGGTCGCTATCGTTTCAATTATCACCGTCTCGACGCGGGTTCGACGGGTTCGCTCCTCTCTGTGA
- a CDS encoding glutathione S-transferase family protein, whose product MINILGKTTSINVRKVLWTCEEAGLEYQQEDYGSGFASTETDAFRALNPNAMVPVLIDGDFVLWESNAICRYLARKAGRHDLLPAAPQACANVERWMDWQATEFNNAWRYVFPALGRKNPDFNDPERIAAGIKEWNHCITILENQLQRTGAFAAGEAFTLADIVLGLSVNRWKMTPFDKPDVPAIEAWFERLNQRPAFLRHGNNGMM is encoded by the coding sequence ATGATTAACATCCTCGGCAAAACCACCTCCATAAACGTGCGTAAAGTGCTCTGGACCTGCGAAGAAGCGGGCCTCGAGTATCAACAGGAAGATTACGGCAGCGGTTTTGCCTCTACTGAAACGGATGCGTTTCGTGCCCTGAACCCCAACGCCATGGTGCCGGTGCTCATTGATGGCGATTTCGTGCTGTGGGAGTCCAACGCCATCTGCCGTTATCTGGCGCGCAAGGCCGGGCGTCACGATCTGCTGCCTGCCGCACCGCAGGCCTGCGCCAACGTCGAGCGCTGGATGGACTGGCAGGCGACCGAATTCAATAACGCCTGGCGCTATGTCTTCCCGGCGCTGGGGCGTAAAAACCCGGACTTTAACGACCCTGAGCGCATTGCGGCGGGAATAAAAGAGTGGAATCACTGCATCACCATTCTGGAAAACCAGCTGCAGCGCACCGGGGCCTTTGCGGCGGGTGAGGCTTTTACCCTTGCGGATATCGTGCTTGGGCTGTCGGTGAATCGCTGGAAGATGACGCCGTTTGATAAGCCCGACGTGCCCGCGATTGAGGCCTGGTTTGAACGTCTTAACCAGCGCCCGGCGTTTTTGCGTCACGGAAATAACGGCATGATGTAA